CCTAGGAGCGGAGTACGGGGTCGTTAATATAGATAAATATAATGTTCAAGCACGATTAATTTACGGTGATTCTCAGGAAGATTTGAGAGAAGGAGTAGGGCAATTTAATGGGAGTGTTTTTCCTGGTGAAGAAGGAACAACACTTATAGGTGGTCATAATACAGCAGATTTAGCAGCTCTAGATGGAGTTGAATCAGATGACACAATTACTATTAAAACAAGTTATGAAACGTATCAGTATAAAGTAACTCATAAAAAAGTTGCTCGATTTGATGATAAGTCTGCCATCGAAACTCTCTATAAAAAATCAGATAATAATCAATTAATTTTATACACGTGTTATCCGATAGATATGATTGGCTTAACTGATAATCGATTGTTTGTCTATGCTGAACGAATTTCTGGAAAAATGATTGATCAAAACCAATAGAGAAAGGATGTTTAGATGAATAAAAAGATAAAGCATGTCTATCAATTTTTGCTAACATTACTTTCTGTATTGTGTTTATTGATTGCTAGTGAGATATTGATTGCAAAACCGTTTTTGTTATCTTCAAATCATTGGATAAAGGTAGCTATGGAGAGTGATTACACTAAAAGTTTGACTGATTCAATTAATCAATCCATTCAAGATATCGGGATGGCTAGCGGTATAAAACAAGACGGATTAAATCAAATAATATCACAATCGGAAGTAACAAAAGATTTTGACCAATTTATAACTAAGGCGTTCAAAGGCGAATCTTATGAAATAAAACAAGATGTAGTTGAATCAAGGCTAAAGACTGCGGTAGAAGATTATGCTAAAAAAGAAAATAAACCTATTACAGCAGAAAATCAAGCGTCTGTCGACCAATTCATTACAAAAAGCATCGAGATTTATAATGGAAAAATTCATAATAAAATTATTTCAACAATTGGTTTACGGGTTAGTTTAATTAAACGATTAACTACGATTACTTTGATTGTGTCGCTTATCGTATTGTGTTTATTAATTTTATGTTTGTACTTTGCAAGCGGCCGATATAAGCATGTGTTTGTAAGAAATATTGCTTATGTGATAACGAGTACAGGTTTGTTACTTGTATCTTTTACCGTTATTCTATCAATGAAAAATCCACTGACTTATTTATCGATTATTGACGATCACATGAAAGTATGGATTATAGAAAGCCTTAAATTACCAATGCTAGTACAAGTTATAGTAAGTCTAGTATTTTTAATATTAGGTATTTTATTAAGTGTGTATTCTTATAAAGAATATAAACGTTTAGAGAAACGTGGGTTTAGACGAAAGCAACAAGTAATGGACGAAATAGAATATTAAATACTGAATCCAACCAGATTAACGGTTGGATTTTTTCAACATGTGTATAGGTAATCAGCTATGGAGCTAATTAATATAACGGCAAGGAGCGTAATGCTCGATGAAAAAAATGATAGTCATAGGTTCTCCTGGTACAGGAAAAAGTACCATAGCAAAACAATTAGCGGATAGTTTAGCAATAAACTTATATCATTTAGATAAATTGTTTTGGAAACCACACTGGAAGATGAGTACAAAAGCAGAGCAACGAGAGATATTATATGATATAGTTAAGCAAAATTTTTGGATTATTGATGGAAATTATAGTAGTACGTTAGATATTCGAATAAGAGAAGCAGATACCATCATTTATTTAAAACGTTCAAGACTGACTTGTTTGTATCATGTGTTCAAACGTTTTATTCGTTACCGAGGAAAAACGCGTCCTGATATGCAAGAAAATTGCCCAGAGAAATTAGATTGGGCGTTTATCAGATGGGTTTGGCAATTTCCAAAAAATCATGAGCCGTTGATAGAGGAGCATCTTAAGGATTTAACTAGTGAACAAACTTTAATCAAATTAATGAACCAAAAAGAAATAGATGATTTCTTAAATTCTTTAGAAAATATGTGAAATAGAAAAATGTATGTGGTGTGTTATGTAGAAGAAATTATGTTATCAAAAGTCGATTCTTTTCATATAACGATGATAAAAATTTGGTATTTATAAGAGAACTTGTTACGAGTTATTGAGTTTTTACGCTAAAATATAGAAGAAAAGTAATATAAAATATATGGGAAATTCAGACAAGGCATAGGAAAATCAAGACTGGAAAAGTTTAAAAAAGTATTGTGAAGCGTTTTTTGATGTCGCAAAAGATACGGGTAAGGGATTTCAACAACTATCTCCTTGTGTATTAACGTAATATTTGTACGATTGTGTGATGACTAAGGAGTAGAATTTTGTTAAAGAATGCAAAAAAGATAGAGGAAATATGCTACTTACTTGTTAATAACCATCATCGCTTAGCACAAGGGATGACTGATGTTATTCAAATTTGTAAAAATCTTGTATCTGAGTAAT
This genomic stretch from Vagococcus sp. CY52-2 harbors:
- a CDS encoding class D sortase, whose product is MNKRVLAYVYMPVLFFISAYVILFLLFLPFRETVDLFVSAISITEKAENTKVSSIFDEAKQKNITSVKNKIPSSQIEYPSLGAEYGVVNIDKYNVQARLIYGDSQEDLREGVGQFNGSVFPGEEGTTLIGGHNTADLAALDGVESDDTITIKTSYETYQYKVTHKKVARFDDKSAIETLYKKSDNNQLILYTCYPIDMIGLTDNRLFVYAERISGKMIDQNQ
- a CDS encoding DNA topology modulation protein yields the protein MKKMIVIGSPGTGKSTIAKQLADSLAINLYHLDKLFWKPHWKMSTKAEQREILYDIVKQNFWIIDGNYSSTLDIRIREADTIIYLKRSRLTCLYHVFKRFIRYRGKTRPDMQENCPEKLDWAFIRWVWQFPKNHEPLIEEHLKDLTSEQTLIKLMNQKEIDDFLNSLENM